A stretch of the Panicum virgatum strain AP13 chromosome 9N, P.virgatum_v5, whole genome shotgun sequence genome encodes the following:
- the LOC120688872 gene encoding uncharacterized protein LOC120688872, producing the protein MRLSKVLVDGGSGLNILYMDTLEAMGILRACLRESLFPFYGILPGMKAYPVGNIDLPVTFSSKANFRTETLTFELKLPGPNGVITVSGSFVQAYVSSREYFNLATTAANSAELG; encoded by the exons ATGCGCCTGTCCAAGGTACTGGTGGACGGGGGCAGCGGCCTCAACATCCTCTACATGGACACCCTAGAAGCCATGGGAATCCTGCGAGCCTGCTTGCGGGAATCCCTCTTCCCCTTCTACGGCATCCTACCGGGCATGAAGGCGTACCCGGTCGGCAACATcgacttgccggtcacgttcagCAGCAAAGCCAACTTTCGCACCGAGACCCTCACGTTCGAG ctcaagctgCCGGGCCCGAACGGGGTCATCACGGTGAGTGGCTCCTTCGTGCAGGCCTACGTCAGTAGCCGCGAGTACTTTAACCTCGCCACCACTGCAGCGAACTCGGCTGAGCTCGGCTAG